In Kordiimonas pumila, a single genomic region encodes these proteins:
- a CDS encoding alpha/beta fold hydrolase, with translation MPHVRANGIDLAYVESGSGEPLILLHGSNADRTQFDVFRPLLGEGIRAIACDQRDSPDSPCEPVGYDVFDHARDAAAFIEALGLREAHVMGTSYGGIVAMTLAIAHPERVKSLILGATAPSTAQFNAPDMAALRSEGPEVVARFMLGTVVSPDAIDNDPDLIAETKAALKIRDEASLARRMAAVAQHDVRDRLAEIKAPTLILQGDEDPLVDADTAFWMAERIPGAEVHILEGSRHGLTFQHRQRTADFVRAFILSQV, from the coding sequence ATGCCGCACGTCAGGGCAAATGGAATTGACCTTGCTTACGTGGAAAGCGGTTCAGGGGAGCCTCTGATACTGCTGCACGGTAGCAATGCTGACAGAACCCAGTTTGATGTGTTCCGGCCTCTTTTAGGGGAAGGTATAAGAGCTATTGCATGCGACCAGAGGGATTCTCCTGATAGCCCCTGTGAACCCGTGGGGTATGATGTTTTTGACCATGCTAGGGATGCGGCAGCCTTTATCGAGGCATTGGGCCTGAGGGAGGCCCATGTTATGGGCACGTCTTATGGCGGCATAGTTGCAATGACGCTGGCTATTGCACACCCTGAACGGGTGAAGAGCCTGATACTTGGTGCAACTGCCCCCAGTACTGCCCAGTTTAATGCGCCAGATATGGCTGCCCTGCGAAGTGAAGGGCCAGAAGTTGTTGCGCGTTTTATGCTGGGTACGGTGGTATCGCCAGATGCGATTGATAATGACCCAGACCTGATTGCGGAAACAAAAGCCGCTTTGAAAATTAGGGATGAAGCATCTTTAGCGCGCCGGATGGCTGCAGTAGCGCAGCATGATGTGCGGGACCGCCTAGCCGAGATAAAAGCACCGACGCTGATTTTGCAAGGGGATGAAGACCCGCTTGTTGATGCAGATACAGCTTTTTGGATGGCCGAGCGGATACCGGGCGCAGAAGTTCATATTCTGGAGGGTAGCCGTCACGGTCTTACGTTCCAGCATCGACAGCGTACAGCTGATTTTGTTCGGGCATTCATACTGTCACAGGTTTAA
- a CDS encoding VOC family protein, producing MSKTSALVGTVHHVSFRVDDLDAALEFYEGVLGCTRLYRPEEITVKGAWLQAGDSQVHIMEVPSSSATGTPPDQINPVANHVAFLTSDIDAAEAALKAHGYEVQHGPTTVVKQIFVRDPSGNMIELAPC from the coding sequence ATGAGCAAAACATCTGCTCTGGTTGGTACTGTGCATCATGTTTCATTTCGGGTTGACGATCTGGATGCAGCATTAGAGTTTTATGAAGGTGTGCTGGGGTGCACACGGTTATACCGGCCTGAAGAAATTACTGTGAAAGGCGCATGGCTACAGGCGGGGGATTCGCAGGTGCATATAATGGAAGTGCCTTCCAGTTCAGCGACGGGAACACCGCCTGATCAAATTAACCCGGTTGCAAACCATGTTGCTTTTCTGACGAGCGATATCGATGCAGCAGAAGCAGCCCTTAAAGCTCACGGCTATGAAGTTCAACACGGGCCAACAACTGTCGTGAAGCAAATTTTTGTGCGAGACCCCTCAGGTAATATGATTGAATTAGCACCGTGCTGA